The DNA sequence TCCCTTAATTTTAGCAGTACAGCTCACCCTCAAACCGACGGTCAAACGGAGGTGGTGAACCGCACTTTAGGGAACATGCTTCGAGCTATATGTCAGGAAAAACCTCGCCAATGGGATGCAGCGTTGGCCCAGGCAGAGTTTGCGTACAATAGTGTCATTCACTCCTCGACTGGGCACGCACCTTTTGAAGTCGTGTACACTAAGCCGCCAGCAATGACAGCAGATTTGCTGCCAGTTAGTCTTGGACAGAGACATGCAGCTGATGACTTCGCTGAAAGGGCAGTGGCGGTGCGCGAAGATGTTACACAGAAGCTGCAGAAATCGAACCAACGTTACAAAACTGCAGCTGATCAACACAGGAAACTCAAAGTCTTTGCAGAGGGAGAGGAAGTGATGGTCTTCCTTAGGCGCGAACGCATTCCCACAGGGACTTACAACAAGTTACGTCCCAAGAAGATTGGTCCTTTCAAAATCCTTCGACGCATAAATGATAATGCATATGTAGTTGATTTACCAAAGGACTACAATATATCCTCCACATTCAATGTGGCAGATTTGACGGCATATAGACCAGATGTCGGACCCCAGTACCCGGATCCAGGATTTCATGAGAACTCGAGGTCGAGTTCTCCCCCGGTGGAAGAGCATGATGCGGAGCAGGAAACTTTgtgatttgttttaaatattttaatctccaattaattagttatattttattagttagtttccttttattaattagtttccTTTTACTGTTAAAGTCATCGTAAATGATTcctttagggtttagaattcCTTCTTTAAATTAAGTTGTAATCGTCATTAGCCGTCATCTTGGTTTTGAGATTAATAGAAACGGATCTTCGATCCCTCGCCCTGCGCACTCTGTGTCAGAAGAGATGGAACATGTGATGTTAAAAATGTATAACCGAGCGGTTAGCCAAAGAATTCCAGTTACTGAAGATCTAATTCGTAGAATGGTGAGTGGCTTGCACATCTCTTCTCTTCTATGTTTGTCGAATTAATGCTATATTTCCAATTTACAAAGGATTGATTATTGTTTAAGGAGACTTGCTTTGGATTGATGCATGCAGCCTTAAGTGTTTTTTCTTTGCATCTCAACATCATGATTGATTATACTATAtcttactccatccgtcccaagataaatgagcacaaacttttcggcacaggatttaaggaaatgaggttttgttagtaaagtgaaaaatgaataaagtaagagagttaataaagcagagagaaaaagtaaagagaaagaataccaaaaaatgaaatggctcacttatcttgggactccaaaaaggaatgtgagtcacttatcttgggacggaggaagtataaaataatataccgCTTGAGAAGCCTTTGTTTCTCAATAGTTAAACTTGTATTTTCAACTGCAAGGTATACCTTTCATAAAATCTTTAGTTGTTGTGGATCTCAGTATTTTCCAGTCTCGAGGAATTATTATGGTTAATCTGCCCAATCATGATATTTGTTCAATATTCTTTGTTTTAGGCAATAGAGAGACTACAATCAGCTGAAGAGAGGCTTTTGAGTGAAGGGACTCGGTGAGAATTTATGTTAATGGTTACTCATTTTCTCCTCTAATTAACCGATCAAGAAAAAGAGCCACAATTGGGGTTGATAACAAATTCTGGTATCGTTTCTAATGTGCTGACAGGAATGAGTTTCCCGAGAAAAGAAGCTTACAGCTGAAGTTCTTAGATAATAAAGTAGCCGATACTATGACAGGGAAGGAGCTTAAAGGGTTAAAAGGTGAGTGCCTGCAGTTGGCTCTGCTTGATCCGTACGGGCATACTGTGACCTGTGGCCCTGGATCTTCTGCAAAGGTGGAGATACTACTTCTTGAGGAcaatggtgatggtgatgaaAGAAATATGACTCCTGGAAAGTTTGAGAGAAGCATCATTCAAACAGCAGATAAGAAGAGGCCACACTTTTCTCCAAAAAGTGTCGATTATATATTGCTCAAGTACGGTGTTGTGGATTTAAATGATATCAAGTTGGGACACGACAAAGACTGGAGAAGGTCGTGCAGCTGCAGGCTGGGGGCGAGGAGCGCGCAGAATCTTGAAGGAACTACGGTGCAAGAAGCATGGACTGCACCATTTAAGGTCAAAGATAAGCGCGCCAAACGTATGTTCTTCTCACTCCGTGTTGAACTTAATAATTGTTTCGTTTTACTCTTCTTTACCAACTAACTCTTCATATCTATCAAATGGCTGCAATTGTGTTGAGATACACAGATTATGTAAAGAACAAGACCATTAAAGTTTAATCTTAAAGAGGATGAAGAAACTTCCATATAACTGCTGGTTTCCTTTTGCAGAGTATGTCAAATTTCTCTGTCCATATCTTACTTCTGAAGTTTGGAGATTGAAGGGAATTGACAGGAATGGCAAGCGCCATGATAGgctgaaaaagaaatacattGAAACTGTGCaagattttttgttttggctCCATGTCAATCCTGATGAGCTCCAAAAAACAGTAATAGTCACCGTTTACTATTCATACTTGTTTGATATATCAAGTGGTGAAACCAGATTTTGTTTGTATACTAGGATTCATGCTATATGTTTTGTTGCTCGTTCTGTCAATTTAGGTTTAGAATTCACGGTTTATTAGTAGCTTCTAAAGCCAAGCATGATTATGTCATGAGAAATATTAGTCTCTGTAATATGCGTGCAGATACTACGTGTCAATGGTCGTATATGGGATACAATATTGAGTAATGCTCAGAGCTGCAAAATTGATTGCACAAAGATGTTCTGTCACAAATCCTCAACCGAACCTCAAAGATGTGTTATTTACGATTGTGTGGGAAATCTCAAGGGAGAAATGATGGACTCCCAGTTTGTTGGAATTGATAATCTGTCTGCTGCTAGAAAGGTGGGGCggcctttaatttgttgttgtgAATAGATTTGTTTATGCAATTGTGGTGTCTCCTACTCCTactaaatagtactccctccgttctatagtaatgtaggcgtttcttttcgccacggagattaagaaaaattgtgttaggtgagttaaataaaggaagaataaagtggaaaatgaaaaaggtagagagatgaagagagaaaagaataaGAGAGGgtaagtaggtgtggaaaaatgtgttaacttttactaaaaaggaaaatgactttattactatggaacatactaaaatgacaaaataactctattactattgaacggagggagtagtactaatGAATTACTCACCCCTAATAGGTTGATGCACTCAAGTTGCTGAGATCTGTATTACAAAGAGCCTCTGCGTTATATGACGATGAAAATGAGTTTACATACCCAATCACAAGCACCATCTGTGATTATGAGCCTCTTGGATCAGGAGAAAGGGGAGTGGTATCCAACCCTGATCCTCAATTCACCCCTCTTCATATCTCAGGTCAGAGTGCatcatattttgttaaaaaaggttTAGGGTGTAATCTATATCCTGAATTCTTCTTCCTCTTGTGTTTCCAAATTCAGAACTAGGTTCCGAGAGTGCATCAGGTGGTGAGATGGTTGTAGGTTCAAAGGAAATCGCAACATTTTTACGATCTGTATCATATGATGATGAAAATGAGTTtccacacacaaacacaagcACCGTCTGCGAGTATGTGCCTTCGGACCCACTTGGATCAAGAGAAACGGGAGAGGTATCTAACCCAGTTCACCCTTCTTACTGATCTTGGTAGcatattaattatatcttCCCTTGtaaatcaatattatcactttgAATGACAGGGATATAATGAGAAACTGTTAGCACCTGGCTTCCAAAACTGTGGGCAGGATAAACATAATTCTTCTCAGGAGCACCTAGCTGGTTTGCATCCATATAATGACGGAACTGAAGTAGGCGGATCGAGCAGTGGTATACATTTAGACGTTACATTTGACAGTAACTACTCAATAATGAACTTGCATGGAGAGCATCTTGGATCAAAAGAAAGAGGAGTGGTATTCAACACTGATCCTCAACTCACCCCTCTTCGTATCTCAGGTCTGAGTGTatcatattttctaaaaaaaaaaggtttggGTATATACATATCCTGAATTCTCCTTCCTCTTGTGTTTCCAGATTTTGAAGTAGGTTCCGCGAGTGCAGCAGGTGGTGATATGGTTGTAGGTGGAGGTTCAAAGGAAAGCGCAATGTCAGCATTAAAAGTGGATGAGCAGTTGCTTCATGACCATGAGTACCACGCTCAAAGCCCAAATCCCATGATGTATTATTATGATGATCATttgcgttatattgctaattcGCCACGTGATTCGCACAATAATCTACGGGTGAGTAAACAATCACGCATGGACAACACCAATGTTACAGCTCGGGCATCGAAAACTAGAGTGCTCATCACTGGATACCGAGACAAAATGTCAAagaaaacatatttaattttgctgAAAAGGTGTTGCATCATATAGATTCAGAGCTGTCGGTGATGCTGTTGCATCATAGAGAATTATCCAagaaacattaattttattacattcGAATGGACTAGTGATTGAAGATGAATGAACTAGAGATTGAAGTCCAGTGCACtggcggacgcagaaattTTTGTCCGTAGGGGCTTTACTCTCATTAtctacgaaaaatagtcttgtGGATGAAACAGGATTAAATGCTTGTTGGTACTATCGTATAAAGATTAAGAGAAACAATGGTAAAGTGCAATAAGGGAGGAGAAACTTTAGTGGTAAtctttctataaataaaaacgaTACAAGTAAAAATACAAGaagtttttgcataattaagttgaaaagaaaaaagtctAAAATTTAACTTATGGGTTAGAGTTCctaagagaataaaatttgagtttgcATCGATTATatggaaagaaaaatgaaataatgcTTTATTAATTAGGATTCTGGAAAAAAGATATAGAGAAGACGAAAATTTAGAAGtcattaattgaaaattaagttatcaaattgaaattagTTTACAGAGTCGAAagaaaatttaacaattacAAAGTCGAAagaaaatttaacaattacagagtcaaaagaaaatttaacgAAACACATTTTTATAGAAATCCATATATTTCTATCAAAACGAATAGTTTTTTAAGAGTAGTTAtcctttaatttaatttagtagcCAATAAATGAACATGCATTTTTAAAAAGCACAACAACTTGACACATTTTACTATgaagtttataatattatttgtaataaagtcatcttcttcctcaaaCTCATCTCGTCAGCTATTACTCTTCATTTTATCCTCTGtaattctttatttcttattcattTCAGCCCCTATTACTACTCAACTTTTGATGATTTAGTCttcaataacaataatttagtgAGGGCTGGAggtaaattttagaatttttaatcatttttcaaatagaaaaagttcaaaacttttttttgggtaggggcttaagccctcccCCATCTAGACGTGTGTCCGCCGGTGGTCCAGTGGACTGATCAGTGAAGAAAAGTGCCCAAGAAGATTagatagttttattatttctgaTTGGAGACTACTCAAGCTGTTTTTGGTATTTACTGTAGATGGAAATGTGTTAATTGTGTTtccttttactaattaaagtaTCATTTCAAGTTTATTTCCTTCTagcttattttccttttaatctTAGAACTAGTGCCTTAAAAGGCTCACTTGGACAAATTTCAGGCTTTATTTTGAATCATATTTTGTGAGTTTAATCCCTCTTGAATTCTTTCtcgaatttttaatttattgagaaATTTATTCGATTTATCAAACGATTTTTCATACTGACATCATTCACACTATATCATGACTTATCAAACGGTCCATGCATTCCATTTATGGCGTCATTCATCCATCGTATCAAAACTACCGCATGGTTCATATCAATTTGCATTAGGAGCCAGATATTGATAAAGGTGATTtctaattgaaatttttttttcttatcattGTAAATTTTGTTCTAGTATCAGCCAAgcactataaaaatataacaattttgttaatttctgttttttttttgggttccCGACAACTTATATTCTTGttcttaaaaaaatcataatattttttgaatttatttcagAACGTTTGTGAaattcctttttggtttgttgaATAGTTGTGCTTGATAAGAGATTGTTTTGGGTCATAACTTGAGAGAGATTCTTAAGTGGAAAAAGACATGAGTGTGTGAGATTATTAGGCCATCTACAGCTCTATTTCTTAGAGTGTCCACAATAGGAGAGCCACGGCAGAGGTTGGAGGAAAGGCGCGAGCCGCATATGCGACAAGGTCGCGGCGGTGGGTCCTGGGCCGCGACACTGAGCGCGATGCCCTATTGCATAGCGCCGCGAGCCGCGGCGGCGCCGAGggttttttttgaatttttggtttttatttttataaatatacccttttttcatcttttcacCTCACACACATCTCTAAAcccttttttcatctctctatatTTTTGTTGTCTCGATATGCAAGGTGGAGATTGaaacactatttattagcactaaaaatacctgcaagcatacatggtagatctagtatagctaaaggtcagtaccgggatatcgaacacatggaataagattgcaactgacTACCACTATGCTCATCttttaagatatgattttCAGCCCAATTCCTTTTAGGAATTTATGCATTTGACCACGGTTTAAACCTTTTGTTAATAGATCCGCTATGTTATCCACTGACTTGACATAGTCAACTGCGATAACACCACTTGTGATCAACTGCCTTACGGTATTATGTCGTCGACGAATGTGTCGAGACTTACCACTATAGAAGCCACTGTGTGCTCTACCTATAGCTGCTTTACTATCACAGTGTATCAACACTGCGGGCACTGGCTTCTTCTAACATGAAATACATTCTGGGAAATTTCTGAGCCACTCAGCTTCTTCCCCTGCTTTATCCAATGCGATAAACTCGGATTCCATGGTGGAGCGAGCAATACACGTCTGTTTCGCTGACTTCCACGAAACAGTACCATCCCCCATAGTGAACACATACCCACTCGTCGAAAATGAGTCTTTTGAATCAGAGATCCAATTTGCATCACAGTACCCTTCAAGTACTTGGAGATATCTTGTGTAGTGCAGTCCAAAATCAATAGTACATTTCAAGTATCTCAAAACTCTACACAGAGCTTTCCAATGTTACTTGCTTGGGTTGCTCGTGAATCGGCTCAACTTGTTTACCGTACAAGCAAGATCTGGTCTAGTACAGTTCGTGATAAACATCAAACTTCCTATAACCTTTGCATACTCTTCTTGAGCAATAGGCTCAACCATATTCTTGCTTAGATGGACATTGAGCTCCAAAGGAGTCTTTGTTGGCTTACAATCAAACAAGTTGAATTTCTTAAGCATTTCCCAACATAATGAGATTGCGTTAAGGCAATTCCCTCATTAGTCCTCAATATTTTGATTCTGAGAATCACATCAGCTAGACTCATATCTTTCATATcgaaatttcttttcaacatGTTTTTAGTCTCGTTAATAATGGCACTATTGCTACCCATtatcaacatatcatcaatATAAAGACACACAATAACAAACCCGTTATCTGTGTTCTTAATGTAAACACACTTATCACACTCGTTGATAGTGAATCCATTTATCAACATCACATTGTCAAACTACAAGTGCCATTGCAACGACGTTTGCTTCAATCCATAAAGAGACTTTACCAATTTGCATACCTTGCACTCTTGCCCGGGCACAACAAACCCTTCAGGTTGCTCCATGTATATCTCTTCTTCCAAATCACCATTCAGGAATGTagttttcacatccatttggtgaatCTCAAGATTGTGCAACGCAGCAATCGCAAGAAGTACCCGAATGGAAGCTATTCTCGTAACAGGTGAGTAAGTATCAAAGAAGTCATGCCCTTCTTTCTGTTTGAAACCTTTGACCACTAGGCGAGCTTTGTACTTGTCTACAGTACCATCGAGTTTATACTTCTTTTTCAGAATCCACTTGCATCCTAAGGCCTTACAGCCTTCTGGCAAGTCTACTAACACTCATGTGTTATTTAGCATGATGGATTCCATTTCACTGTTAATAGCTTCTAGCCACCACACTGCGTCTGGGCCAGACAGTGCTTCTGATAATTACTTTGGTTCACCATCCAACATAAAAGTTATGAAGTCTGGACCAAAAGTCTTAGCAACTCTAACTCTTTTACCACGTCTTGGTTCTACATCCTCGAGACTTGTCCTCATCACTTTTGGAGAATTAGAACTAATGGTTTCATCCACCATTCTTCCACTAGAACGATCATCTTGCTTCTTGCAAGGAAACACATTCTCAAAGAATACAACATTCCTTGACTCAATTATTGTTCCTTCAGCTACATCAGGTATAGCTGACTTATGAACTAAGAAGCGACATGCGCTACTGTTCAATGCATATCCAATAAAGATACAATCGACTGTTTTAGGTCCAATTGCAACTTTTTTTGGAGGCGGCACTTGTAATTTTGCTAAacacccccacactttgaGGTATGTATATGAAGGTTTCTTTCCCTTCCACAATTCATAAGGAGTCACATCCCTATTTTCAAGTGGAATCTTTTCAAGATGTAATTTGCGGTTAGCAAAGCTTCCCCCCACATGTTCTGGGGTAATCCTGAATTAAGCAACAGAGCATTAATCATCTCTTTCAGTGTTCGATTTTTGTGTTCAGCAACACCATTCGACTGAGGAGAATATGGAGCTGTAGCTCGgtgaattataccacttgcATGACATAATTCTGCAAACGGCGCCACATATTCACCACCTTTATCACTTCGAACACACTTAATTCGATAATTAAGTTGCTTTTCGGCTTCATTTTTGAAGTCTTTAAACGCTTTAATTCCctcatctttacttcttaataaGTAAATGTAACAATATCTTGTGCAATCATCAATGAATGTGATGAAATACTTTTTACCACCTATAgtttgcacaaattttaaatca is a window from the Salvia hispanica cultivar TCC Black 2014 chromosome 1, UniMelb_Shisp_WGS_1.0, whole genome shotgun sequence genome containing:
- the LOC125193948 gene encoding calmodulin-binding protein 60 A-like yields the protein MYNRAVSQRIPVTEDLIRRMAIERLQSAEERLLSEGTRNEFPEKRSLQLKFLDNKVADTMTGKELKGLKGECLQLALLDPYGHTVTCGPGSSAKVEILLLEDNGDGDERNMTPGKFERSIIQTADKKRPHFSPKSVDYILLKYGVVDLNDIKLGHDKDWRRSCSCRLGARSAQNLEGTTVQEAWTAPFKVKDKRAKQYVKFLCPYLTSEVWRLKGIDRNGKRHDRLKKKYIETVQDFLFWLHVNPDELQKTILRVNGRIWDTILSNAQSCKIDCTKMFCHKSSTEPQRCVIYDCVGNLKGEMMDSQFVGIDNLSAARKVDALKLLRSVLQRASALYDDENEFTYPITSTICDYEPLGSGERGVVSNPDPQFTPLHISELGSESASGGEMVVGSKEIATFLRSVSYDDENEFPHTNTSTVCEYVPSDPLGSRETGEVSNPVHPSY